From Micromonospora carbonacea:
GGCCGGCGTTGCTGGCTGGTGGGTGAGCTGGACGCCGCGGTCACCGCGTACGAGCTGACCGCCGACGGGGCGCTGCACCAGCGGGGCCGGGTGGACGCCAGCGGCCGCGCCGGGCCCGTCCAGCCCTCCGAGATCGCCGTCGGCCCGGACGGGCGCTTCCTCTACGTCGGCAACCGGGGCGTCGGCACGGTGTCGGTCTTCGCGCTCGCCGGTGACCTGCCCGAGCTGGTCGCGGAGGTGGCGACCGGCGGGGAGTGGCCCCGGCACTTCGCCCTGGCCGGCGAGCACCTGTACGTCGCCGACGAGCGCGCCGACATGGTCCGGGTGTTCCGGGTGGAGGCCGCGACGGGGGTCCCGACGGCGGTGGGGGAGCCCGTGGCGCTGCCCAGCCCGACCTGCGTCCTGCCGTGACCGCCAGCGGTTCCGGCCCTGATCAGGGGCGTGCCGGCGACCTCGGGGCACCGGGTCGTTACTCAGCGTAGGAAAAGTGATGACATCTGTCTCTCCTGAGTAACTTTCGTCCGAACGGACGTGGCAGTACCAGCAGCGGGTCCGCAAGATGGTCACCGTGTCAGGCCGCCATCGTATGCAGTCAGGTATCCGCGGAGCAGGCGCGGTCGCGTCGGCGACGGCGCTCGTCGTCGTCATCGCGGGTGCCTGGTTCGGCTACCGGGCGTTGGTCCAGCCCGCCTGTTCGGGGCAGGTCCAGCTGTCGGTGGCGGCGGCGCCCGAGCTGGCCCCGGCGGTGCAGGCCGCCGCGGCGCAGTGGGTGTCCGACGGGGCGGCGGTCGGCGGCACGTGCATCGCCGTGAACGTCACGGCGGCCGAGCCGGTGGACGTCGCCGCCGCGGTGGCCGGCAAGCACGGGGTGCAGCTGGCCGGCGTCGGCCAGGCCAGCGGCACGGCGGTCACCCCGGACGTCTGGGTGCCGGACTCCTCGACCTGGCTGCTGCGGCTGAAGAACGCCGGGGCCACCGCGTTCGCCCCGGGCAACGGCGCGTCCATCGCCCGCAGCCCCGTGGTGGTGGCGGTGCCCGAGCCGGTGGCCGAGACCCGGTTCGGCTGGCCGGAGAAGAAGCTGACCTGGACCGACCTGCTGCGCCAGGTGAGCAGCAGCAAGCCGATCCGGGCCGGGATCGTCGAGCCGACGCAGGACGCGGCCGGCCTGTCCGGGCTGCTGTCGATGACCGCCGCCGCCAGCGGCGCGGGCGGCGACGCGCAGCAGGCCACCACGGGGGCGTTGCGGGCGCTGGCCACCGGCCGTTCCGCGCTGCGCGAGGACCTGCTGGCCCGGTTCCCCCGCTCCTCCGACCCGACGGCGATCGCCTCCGGCCTCGGCGCCGCCGCGCTGTCGGAGGAGGACGTGATGGCGTACAACGAGCGGAAGCCGCCGATCCCGCTGGCGGCGCTCTACCTGGAGCCGTCGCCGATGCCGCTGGACTACCCGTACGCGGTGCTGCCGGGCATCGAGCCGGCGAAGCAGGCCGCCGCGAAGGTGCTGTTCGAGGTGCTCACCACGCCGGGCTTCCGCAACCGGCTGGCCGAGCGGTCGCTGCGCGCGCCGGACGGCAACTGGGGCGACGGCTTCAACGCGCCGCAGGGCGCGCCGAGCCCGGCGGGTGGTGCGGCGACCGCGCCGGCGCCGGGCGGCAACGGCGCGGGGGGTCTGGACCCCGTCGCGATAGAGCGCGCCGTCTCCAGCTGGTCCATCGCCACCCAGTCCGGGCGGATGCTCTGCGTCATCGACGTCTCCGGTTCGATGAAGCAGCCGGTGCCCAGCGCCAACAACGCCACCCGGGAGCAGGTGACGGTCGCGGCGGCCAGCCGGGGCCTGAACCTCTTCGACGACTCCTGGTCGATCGGGCTGTGGACCTTCTCCACCGAGTTGGTCGGCAGCCTCGACTACCGGGAGCTGGTGCCGATCAACCCGCTCTCCAGCAACCGCAGCCGACTGGAGCAGGGGCTGGCCACGATCCGGCCCTCCAACGGCGACACGGGCCTGTACGACACGATGCTGGCCGCCTACAAGGCGGTGCAGGAGGACTGGGAGCCGGGGCGGGTCAACTCGATCGTGTTGTTCACCGACGGCAAGAACGAGGACGCCAACGGCATCTCCCAGCAGAAGCTGCTCGCCGAGCTGAAGCGGATCGCCGACCCGGAGCGGCCGGTGCAGGTCGTGATCATCGGCATCGGCAACGACGTCAGCAAGTCCGAGCTGGAGTCGATCACCAAGGTCACCGGCGGCGGCAACTTCGTCACCGAGGACCCGACCAAGATCGGTGACATCTTCCTCAAGGCGATCGCGCTCCGCCCGAACGCGCCTCGCTGACGTGCGCCATACTGAGTCATCAATCAGCGGCGGGGGCTCGCCGCGCGGGGAAACCCTTGCGCCGAGCCACGTGCCGCGCCGGTCCGCCAGCAAACTGACGGCAATACGTCCGAAGTAATCGGCGGCCATAGTTATTAAGAGAAGATGTCGAGGTGCTCCGGCGCCGTCGGTCCCGTTGGGGAGACCGGACAACGCCCGGGGCCTTTCTCAGCAGAGTGGGGAGGGCCGGTGACGTCGGCGACGCTGTTGACCGCCACCAGGACGCCGCCGCAGCCTGGTGCTGACCGGGGCGGGCCCGTGGCTCGCGTCGACGAGCGGGCGTACGTTCGCATGCTGGTCGTGCTGGACACCGCCGTCCTGGCGGTCGCGGTGCTGATCGGCTACGTGGCCCGTTTCGGCGACGAGGAGCCGGTGGGTTCGGAGATCCCGTACGTCGTGGTGGCCCCCGTGCTGCTGCTGACCTGGCTGCTCTCGCT
This genomic window contains:
- a CDS encoding substrate-binding domain-containing protein, with protein sequence MQSGIRGAGAVASATALVVVIAGAWFGYRALVQPACSGQVQLSVAAAPELAPAVQAAAAQWVSDGAAVGGTCIAVNVTAAEPVDVAAAVAGKHGVQLAGVGQASGTAVTPDVWVPDSSTWLLRLKNAGATAFAPGNGASIARSPVVVAVPEPVAETRFGWPEKKLTWTDLLRQVSSSKPIRAGIVEPTQDAAGLSGLLSMTAAASGAGGDAQQATTGALRALATGRSALREDLLARFPRSSDPTAIASGLGAAALSEEDVMAYNERKPPIPLAALYLEPSPMPLDYPYAVLPGIEPAKQAAAKVLFEVLTTPGFRNRLAERSLRAPDGNWGDGFNAPQGAPSPAGGAATAPAPGGNGAGGLDPVAIERAVSSWSIATQSGRMLCVIDVSGSMKQPVPSANNATREQVTVAAASRGLNLFDDSWSIGLWTFSTELVGSLDYRELVPINPLSSNRSRLEQGLATIRPSNGDTGLYDTMLAAYKAVQEDWEPGRVNSIVLFTDGKNEDANGISQQKLLAELKRIADPERPVQVVIIGIGNDVSKSELESITKVTGGGNFVTEDPTKIGDIFLKAIALRPNAPR